The Streptomyces sp. NBC_00440 genome contains a region encoding:
- a CDS encoding right-handed parallel beta-helix repeat-containing protein, whose protein sequence is MSRFSRRDLFKAAGAVGAGASAALIAGPAYAGTGDRRDRAEEQKTFFVATDGKDSNRGTKAAPFATLEKARDVIRTWRRAAPGRAAQPVTVFLRGGTYRRTRSFTLEAQDSGAPGRPVTYAAYHGEQVRLVGGVDLPATGFGPVGDQAIRDRLPAGSRDTVREFDLKALGITDYGQIVQTGYGLPRAVTPPELFFNSEAMTLARYPNTEFLAVGQVIDPGGNPRSVLGDPDKMAAEFAKGATFTYTDPRPSTWADTSDVWMQGYWFYEWADGNLQIKAIDPAAQTISTRTASMYTVGAGRRYYYYNVLEELDSPGEWYLDRATGKLYLYPPGDLSGASVQLSLLADPMAVLNGCSHVTFSDLVFEGSRGDGIVITDGTSNTVADCTLRLLGGRAVAIGDSSVSAGPHGGSGNEVRGCHIQATGQGGIALAGGDRATLTPARNRAVGNEIHDYSRLQLTYSPAVELAGVGNHVANNHIYDAPHVAIVFRGNDHVIEYNEINDVVKETNDAGAIYAGREWTGRGTVIRYNFLHDIVGSGGSLFASGIYLDDCFCGTTAFGNIFYKVDTAFQIGGGRDNVISNNIILSSVHSVTLDERGLNWAAGDVAPGGAWGMYDLLAAVPYRKEPWRSRYPHLVNIADDQPAYPKYDVVEYNALCGVAALDIAPSARTYGTVDRNLTLTADPGVVTVVDGKPTLGNDDLIAAQLPGYQPIPMSRIGLS, encoded by the coding sequence ATGTCCAGATTCTCGCGACGTGATCTCTTCAAGGCCGCCGGGGCCGTCGGGGCCGGTGCGTCGGCAGCCCTCATCGCCGGGCCGGCCTACGCCGGTACCGGTGACCGGCGGGACCGGGCCGAGGAGCAGAAGACCTTCTTCGTGGCAACGGACGGGAAGGACTCGAACCGGGGCACGAAGGCCGCGCCGTTCGCGACGCTGGAGAAGGCGCGCGACGTGATCCGGACCTGGCGGCGGGCCGCGCCGGGCCGTGCCGCTCAACCGGTGACCGTCTTCCTCCGGGGCGGCACGTACCGGCGGACGCGGAGCTTCACCCTCGAAGCGCAGGACTCCGGTGCGCCGGGCCGCCCGGTCACCTACGCCGCCTACCACGGCGAACAGGTCCGGCTCGTGGGTGGCGTGGACCTGCCGGCTACCGGTTTCGGGCCGGTCGGCGACCAGGCGATACGGGACCGCCTCCCGGCCGGGTCGCGCGACACCGTCCGCGAGTTCGACCTGAAGGCGCTCGGGATCACCGACTACGGCCAGATCGTCCAGACCGGATACGGCCTGCCGCGCGCGGTCACCCCGCCCGAACTGTTCTTCAACAGCGAGGCGATGACCCTCGCCCGTTACCCGAACACCGAGTTCCTCGCCGTCGGTCAGGTCATCGACCCGGGCGGGAACCCCCGCAGTGTCCTCGGCGACCCCGACAAGATGGCCGCCGAATTCGCCAAGGGGGCCACGTTCACGTACACCGACCCCCGGCCGTCGACCTGGGCCGACACCAGCGACGTGTGGATGCAGGGCTACTGGTTCTACGAGTGGGCCGACGGCAACCTTCAGATCAAGGCGATCGACCCGGCGGCGCAGACCATCTCCACCAGGACCGCCAGCATGTACACCGTCGGGGCGGGCCGGCGTTACTACTACTACAACGTGCTGGAGGAGCTCGACTCGCCGGGCGAGTGGTACCTCGACCGGGCCACCGGGAAGCTGTATCTGTACCCTCCGGGCGACCTGTCCGGCGCGTCGGTGCAACTGTCGCTGCTCGCCGACCCGATGGCCGTCCTCAATGGCTGCTCGCACGTCACGTTCTCGGACCTTGTGTTCGAGGGGTCGCGCGGCGACGGCATCGTCATCACGGACGGCACGTCCAACACGGTCGCGGACTGCACCCTGCGGCTTCTGGGCGGTCGCGCGGTCGCGATCGGCGACTCAAGCGTCTCGGCCGGCCCGCACGGCGGATCGGGGAACGAGGTCCGCGGCTGCCACATCCAGGCCACCGGCCAGGGTGGCATCGCCCTCGCCGGCGGCGACCGGGCCACCCTCACCCCGGCGCGCAACCGGGCGGTCGGCAACGAGATCCACGACTACAGCCGCCTCCAGCTGACGTACAGCCCCGCGGTCGAACTCGCCGGTGTCGGGAACCACGTCGCCAACAACCACATCTACGATGCGCCGCACGTCGCCATCGTCTTCCGGGGCAACGACCACGTGATCGAGTACAACGAGATCAACGATGTGGTGAAGGAGACCAACGACGCCGGCGCCATCTACGCGGGACGGGAGTGGACCGGACGCGGCACGGTCATCCGCTACAACTTCCTGCACGACATCGTGGGAAGCGGCGGATCCCTCTTCGCCTCGGGCATCTACCTCGACGACTGCTTCTGCGGAACGACGGCGTTCGGCAACATCTTCTACAAGGTCGACACCGCCTTCCAGATCGGCGGGGGCCGGGACAATGTCATCAGCAACAACATCATCCTGTCGTCCGTCCATTCGGTGACGCTCGACGAGCGGGGACTCAACTGGGCGGCGGGGGACGTGGCACCCGGCGGCGCGTGGGGGATGTACGACCTGCTGGCCGCCGTTCCCTACCGGAAGGAGCCGTGGCGCTCGCGCTATCCGCACCTCGTGAACATCGCCGACGACCAGCCGGCCTACCCGAAGTACGACGTCGTCGAGTACAACGCGCTCTGCGGTGTCGCCGCGCTGGACATCGCCCCGTCCGCGCGCACGTACGGAACGGTCGACCGCAATCTGACGCTCACTGCCGACCCCGGCGTCGTGACGGTCGTGGACGGGAAGCCGACCCTGGGCAACGACGACCTGATCGCCGCTCAACTCCCGGGCTACCAGCCGATACCCATGAGCCGGATCGGTCTCTCGTGA
- a CDS encoding ABC transporter substrate-binding protein: MVSGSRRHLVKLGAIAVSAALLTGCSTGTDSAGGDRNIRMLVNITPVLTKQFYKDLVAGYVAGHPGVKVTIEAPTGRGIEDTLKQQLAAGSPPDVLAGGQNTALAAQMAPLPDAQWVKDAPFAEASKLDGKVWMAGTGVQLQSLVFYNKAAFAKAGVTGTPKTFDEFTAALRKLKGAGYTPMQTGGEWTTGAQALMMANPNVMNTEPQWYAKRNKGSVTFAGSNYAKYLDVYQSWIKDGLVPKDANGIKYQDMINNFTAGKSATMVMGNWLTASLAGAKPGFDTGVFPVPTFDGSTPPQAANPAMPYSVLKSSRHADAAIDLVKYLVSDKKAITKALSAEGNFRTGYSYKTTPLTNDIAKLLDKAGGKTVAIGPGLGDNSSPAGFPDEFNTQVQSMYLGTTADQVARTMDKWWAANAPK, encoded by the coding sequence ATGGTTTCGGGTTCTCGCCGGCATCTGGTCAAGCTGGGTGCCATCGCCGTATCCGCCGCACTGCTCACGGGCTGCTCGACCGGCACGGACTCCGCAGGCGGCGACAGGAACATCCGCATGCTGGTCAACATCACTCCGGTGCTGACCAAGCAGTTCTACAAGGACCTGGTGGCGGGGTACGTCGCCGGCCACCCCGGGGTGAAGGTCACGATCGAGGCGCCCACCGGCAGGGGCATCGAGGACACGCTGAAGCAGCAACTGGCCGCGGGCAGCCCGCCCGACGTCCTCGCCGGCGGGCAGAACACGGCTCTCGCCGCGCAGATGGCGCCGCTGCCCGACGCACAGTGGGTGAAGGACGCACCGTTCGCGGAGGCGTCCAAGCTCGACGGCAAGGTGTGGATGGCCGGTACCGGCGTCCAGCTCCAGTCGCTGGTCTTCTACAACAAGGCCGCCTTCGCCAAGGCCGGTGTCACCGGGACGCCCAAGACCTTCGACGAGTTCACCGCCGCGCTGCGCAAGCTGAAGGGCGCCGGATACACGCCGATGCAGACCGGCGGTGAGTGGACCACCGGCGCGCAGGCCCTGATGATGGCCAACCCGAACGTGATGAACACCGAGCCGCAGTGGTACGCAAAGCGGAACAAGGGCTCCGTGACCTTCGCCGGCAGCAACTACGCCAAGTACCTGGACGTCTACCAGTCCTGGATCAAGGACGGCCTGGTTCCCAAGGACGCCAACGGCATCAAGTACCAGGACATGATCAACAACTTCACGGCCGGCAAGTCGGCGACGATGGTGATGGGCAACTGGCTGACGGCCTCGCTCGCCGGAGCGAAGCCGGGCTTCGACACGGGCGTGTTCCCGGTCCCCACGTTCGACGGCTCCACGCCGCCGCAGGCCGCCAACCCGGCCATGCCGTACTCGGTGCTCAAGAGCTCCAGGCACGCGGACGCGGCGATAGACCTGGTGAAGTACCTGGTCAGCGACAAGAAGGCGATCACGAAGGCGCTGAGCGCGGAGGGCAACTTCCGTACCGGATACAGCTACAAGACCACCCCGCTGACCAACGACATCGCGAAGCTCCTCGACAAGGCCGGCGGCAAGACCGTCGCGATCGGCCCGGGACTGGGCGACAACTCATC